The following are encoded together in the Raineyella sp. LH-20 genome:
- a CDS encoding DUF222 domain-containing protein, with protein MGDRPQSDSTEQMPQDRAEDVGLGIQGAATAQACCDARLLELIGEFDAGTGWAWFNGILSCAHWLAWACSMSPGTAREHLRVARALRSMPTLAARFANGEFTYSKVRELTRLAGRVDEVELCDLASLQTASQLARTVRSYRAQDGTHLAQVARRRLSWHDTDDGMVRLSVTLLPEEAAVLRGAVDAAVDRQLDTLGTQGMEPSAPGPHEGVPTEAVPTEAVSGDAVPREATIDPVTGLCEVARGYLASSPASFTDDPHLVVVHVDAELLAGTAATDRPAPGRTAPKVPNLPDMSEGSELSELSDLPEVADLPEVLDPPMGPGVGRVPDIPDVPAGTLVQPDVVPPPYDRRLQDGPHPDRPRTAHAWIERGGPIEAATAARHACDATIVGMIIDRHGDILAMGRTRRLASPAQRRALRVRDGSCQFPGCAQHRRLKAHHVVAWAQGGATDLTNLILLCQTHHTYVHEGGVRLTGRPGAWRFVLPDGTTVSSVCPEPSPDRIDEIVRRAAETAAICPDQIFPAGAGEGFRLNECAARLFAIELPTAA; from the coding sequence ATGGGGGACCGACCGCAGAGCGACAGCACCGAGCAGATGCCGCAGGACCGGGCCGAGGACGTCGGCCTCGGCATCCAGGGCGCGGCCACCGCCCAGGCATGCTGCGACGCCCGTCTGCTGGAGTTGATCGGTGAGTTCGACGCCGGGACCGGATGGGCCTGGTTCAACGGGATCCTCTCCTGCGCACACTGGCTCGCCTGGGCCTGCTCGATGAGTCCCGGCACCGCCAGGGAACACCTCCGCGTCGCCCGGGCGCTGCGTTCCATGCCCACCCTGGCTGCACGCTTCGCCAACGGCGAGTTCACCTACTCGAAGGTACGGGAGCTGACCCGGCTGGCGGGCCGGGTCGACGAGGTCGAACTGTGCGACCTCGCGAGCCTGCAGACGGCCTCACAACTGGCCCGCACCGTCCGCAGCTACCGCGCCCAGGACGGCACCCACCTCGCGCAGGTCGCGCGTCGGAGACTGTCGTGGCACGACACCGACGACGGAATGGTACGGCTCAGCGTCACCCTTCTCCCCGAGGAGGCAGCCGTCCTCCGCGGGGCCGTCGACGCCGCCGTCGACCGGCAGCTCGACACCCTCGGCACCCAGGGGATGGAGCCCAGCGCCCCGGGTCCCCACGAGGGAGTGCCCACCGAAGCAGTGCCCACCGAGGCAGTTTCCGGGGACGCGGTGCCCAGGGAGGCGACGATCGACCCGGTCACCGGACTGTGCGAGGTAGCTCGTGGGTACCTGGCCTCCAGCCCGGCCAGCTTCACCGACGATCCCCATCTCGTCGTCGTCCACGTCGACGCCGAACTCCTCGCCGGCACCGCGGCCACCGACAGACCTGCCCCGGGCCGGACAGCGCCCAAGGTTCCCAACCTCCCCGACATGTCCGAGGGGTCCGAACTGTCCGAACTGTCCGACCTGCCCGAGGTGGCCGACCTGCCCGAGGTGCTCGACCCGCCCATGGGTCCCGGCGTCGGCCGGGTTCCTGACATCCCGGACGTTCCCGCGGGAACGCTCGTACAGCCCGACGTCGTCCCCCCGCCGTACGACAGGAGGCTTCAGGATGGGCCCCACCCTGACCGGCCGCGCACCGCCCACGCCTGGATCGAACGCGGTGGCCCGATCGAGGCCGCCACCGCCGCCCGGCACGCCTGCGACGCCACCATCGTCGGGATGATCATCGACCGACACGGCGACATCCTGGCCATGGGCCGCACCCGACGCCTCGCCAGTCCGGCCCAACGTCGCGCACTCCGCGTACGCGACGGATCCTGTCAGTTCCCCGGCTGCGCCCAGCATCGACGTCTCAAGGCCCACCACGTCGTGGCCTGGGCCCAGGGCGGCGCGACCGACCTGACGAACCTGATCCTGCTGTGCCAGACCCACCACACGTACGTTCATGAAGGAGGCGTACGCCTCACCGGCCGACCCGGAGCGTGGCGGTTCGTCCTGCCGGACGGCACGACGGTCAGCTCCGTTTGTCCCGAACCCTCACCCGACCGGATCGACGAGATCGTCCGCCGGGCGGCGGAGACCGCGGCGATCTGCCCGGATCAGATCTTCCCCGCCGGAGCGGGCGAGGGCTTCCGGCTCAATGAGTGTGCCGCACGGCTGTTCGCTATCGAGTTGCCGACTGCGGCCTGA
- the modA gene encoding molybdate ABC transporter substrate-binding protein: MIGIVLVLAALLGLGGCGSAARSTSGPSGVTSAAQGGSTPRVTLTVFAAASLAGPFDEIGTAFGAAHPGVTVRYSYGGSSDLVSQLAAGAPADVLATADERTMQQARDKALVPQSTLFATNQLAILVAPHNPLGITGAKDLARSGLKVVVCAPQVPCGAATERALQAAGIPITPVSEEANVTDTAGKVTSGQADAAVVYATDVAKAEAAGTGTGVPLGVEQTPNRYPIGVTAGGASGANADVARAYVAYVTGAEGQAILARAGFGKP, translated from the coding sequence GTGATCGGCATCGTGCTGGTCCTGGCCGCCCTGCTCGGGCTCGGTGGCTGCGGGTCCGCAGCGCGTTCGACGTCCGGGCCGTCGGGCGTTACGTCGGCCGCGCAGGGTGGTTCGACACCGCGGGTCACCCTCACCGTCTTCGCCGCCGCGTCGTTGGCCGGCCCGTTCGACGAGATCGGCACCGCTTTCGGCGCCGCGCACCCCGGGGTCACCGTCCGCTACAGCTACGGCGGTTCGTCCGATCTGGTCAGTCAGCTCGCGGCCGGGGCGCCGGCCGACGTGCTGGCCACCGCTGACGAGCGGACCATGCAGCAGGCCCGGGACAAGGCGTTGGTGCCGCAGTCGACACTGTTCGCCACCAACCAGCTGGCCATCCTGGTCGCCCCGCACAACCCCCTGGGCATCACCGGAGCCAAGGACCTCGCCCGTTCCGGACTGAAGGTCGTCGTGTGTGCCCCCCAGGTGCCCTGCGGTGCGGCCACCGAGCGCGCCCTGCAGGCCGCCGGGATCCCCATCACGCCGGTGAGCGAGGAAGCCAACGTCACCGACACCGCCGGCAAGGTCACCTCCGGCCAGGCCGACGCCGCAGTCGTCTACGCCACCGACGTCGCCAAGGCCGAGGCCGCCGGCACCGGCACCGGGGTCCCGTTGGGCGTCGAGCAGACACCCAACCGCTACCCGATCGGCGTGACCGCGGGCGGTGCATCCGGTGCGAACGCCGACGTCGCCCGGGCGTACGTGGCGTACGTGACCGGTGCGGAGGGGCAGGCGATCCTGGCCAGGGCGGGTTTCGGCAAGCCGTGA
- a CDS encoding ABC transporter permease, which translates to MSSAEEARRGRTSDGGRTSDGGRTSDGGRTSNGDRGRRPEHPVDRYAVPGWLWVPAVVGLLFLALPLAAMVLGTDWRHFGVLVTSPSARIALWLSLRTAAAATVLSMVFGTPLAVVLARARPRGHRQLRALVMLPLVLPPVVGGLALLLTYGRTGLLGRWLEVAGIHIAFSTTAVVLAQTFVAMPFLVISLEGALRSGTEAYERVAATLGARPGLVLRRITLPLVAPGLASGAVLAFARALGEFGATLTFAGSLQGTTRTLPLEVYLQREVDPAAAVALSLVLVAVGALVVLTVGARALGGDRG; encoded by the coding sequence ATGAGTTCCGCTGAGGAGGCCCGTCGGGGTCGTACGTCTGACGGGGGTCGTACGTCTGACGGGGGTCGTACGTCTGACGGGGGTCGTACGTCGAACGGGGATCGCGGGCGCCGGCCGGAGCACCCCGTCGACCGGTACGCGGTCCCCGGCTGGCTGTGGGTCCCTGCGGTGGTCGGCCTGCTCTTCCTCGCGCTGCCGCTCGCGGCGATGGTGCTCGGCACCGACTGGCGCCACTTCGGCGTCCTGGTCACCTCGCCGTCGGCTCGGATCGCGCTGTGGTTGTCCTTGCGCACCGCCGCGGCGGCCACCGTGCTCAGCATGGTCTTCGGCACCCCGCTGGCGGTCGTGCTGGCCCGCGCCCGGCCGCGCGGCCACCGCCAACTGCGCGCACTGGTGATGCTGCCGCTCGTCCTTCCGCCGGTCGTCGGCGGTCTGGCCCTGCTGCTCACGTACGGCCGCACCGGTCTGCTCGGCCGGTGGCTGGAGGTCGCCGGCATCCACATCGCGTTCAGCACCACTGCGGTGGTGCTCGCCCAGACGTTCGTCGCGATGCCGTTCCTGGTGATCTCGCTGGAGGGGGCGCTGCGCTCCGGCACCGAGGCGTACGAACGGGTCGCGGCCACCCTCGGCGCCCGGCCCGGCCTGGTGCTGCGGCGGATCACCCTGCCGCTCGTCGCGCCGGGACTGGCCTCCGGGGCGGTGTTGGCGTTCGCCCGGGCGCTGGGGGAGTTCGGCGCCACACTGACTTTCGCCGGTTCGCTGCAGGGCACCACCCGGACCCTGCCGTTGGAGGTCTATCTGCAGCGCGAGGTCGACCCGGCTGCGGCGGTGGCCCTGTCGTTGGTGCTCGTCGCCGTCGGGGCGCTCGTCGTGCTGACCGTCGGGGCGCGGGCCCTCGGGGGTGACCGTGGCTGA
- a CDS encoding ABC transporter ATP-binding protein — protein sequence MADVRLDVTLAARQVAVDLEVAEGEAVAVLGPNGAGKSTLLGLLAGTLAPTSGRVLIGGRDVTRLPPYRRRVALLAQQPLLFPHLSVLENVAFAPRAAGLGRAAARALAGERLETVGMSGYADRRPGQLSGGQAQRVAIARALAADPQVLLLDEPLAALDVAVAPQLRGVLREVVEGRTTLVVTHDLVDVVTLAERTVVLGAGRVVEDRSVRDLVERPHSRFAAELAGRVLLAGTVAPGDGTAGRGDGVVLQTALGPVAGLWEDDTAAGPGARAVALVDPAAVSLHREAPEGSPRNCWPVEVEGMEPRGGQLRVVARGVTSDGPPLGPVGPRDGGIRGLSDVSERGPDVRLAADITPAAAAELAVAPGRHLWFVVKAQQVRVYRGH from the coding sequence GTGGCTGACGTACGACTCGACGTGACGCTGGCGGCCCGGCAGGTGGCGGTGGACCTCGAGGTGGCCGAGGGCGAGGCGGTCGCCGTCCTCGGCCCGAACGGCGCCGGCAAGTCCACCCTGCTGGGACTGCTCGCCGGCACCCTGGCGCCGACCTCCGGCCGGGTGCTGATCGGCGGCAGGGACGTCACCCGGCTGCCGCCGTACCGCCGCAGGGTGGCGCTGCTCGCCCAGCAGCCGCTGCTCTTCCCGCACCTGAGCGTGCTGGAGAACGTCGCCTTCGCCCCGCGCGCCGCCGGACTCGGCCGGGCCGCCGCCCGCGCTCTGGCCGGGGAACGGCTGGAGACCGTCGGCATGTCCGGCTACGCCGACCGGCGGCCGGGGCAGCTGTCCGGCGGCCAGGCCCAGCGGGTGGCGATCGCCCGGGCGCTGGCCGCCGACCCCCAGGTGCTGCTGCTCGACGAGCCCCTCGCAGCCCTCGATGTGGCGGTCGCCCCGCAGCTGCGCGGGGTGTTGCGGGAGGTGGTCGAGGGACGTACGACGCTGGTCGTCACCCACGACCTGGTCGACGTGGTCACGCTGGCGGAGCGCACGGTGGTGCTGGGGGCCGGCCGGGTCGTCGAGGATCGCAGTGTCCGCGATCTGGTGGAGCGCCCGCACAGCCGGTTCGCCGCGGAGCTGGCCGGCCGGGTGCTGTTGGCGGGGACCGTGGCGCCCGGTGACGGGACGGCGGGGCGCGGTGACGGGGTGGTGCTGCAGACGGCGTTGGGCCCGGTCGCCGGCCTGTGGGAGGACGACACCGCCGCCGGCCCCGGGGCCCGTGCAGTGGCCCTGGTGGATCCGGCGGCGGTGAGCCTCCATCGCGAGGCCCCGGAGGGGAGCCCCCGCAACTGCTGGCCGGTCGAGGTCGAAGGGATGGAACCTCGGGGCGGGCAGCTGCGGGTGGTGGCCCGGGGTGTGACGTCCGATGGGCCTCCTCTGGGCCCTGTGGGCCCTCGCGATGGCGGGATCCGCGGTCTGTCGGACGTCTCGGAAAGGGGACCGGACGTACGCCTCGCCGCGGACATCACCCCCGCGGCGGCCGCCGAGCTGGCGGTCGCGCCGGGGCGACACCTGTGGTTCGTGGTCAAGGCCCAACAGGTACGGGTGTACCGCGGGCACTGA
- a CDS encoding FAD:protein FMN transferase, producing MSDAVPTPAPGTPVPSSAVPDSAVPDSPGSQASARPEVTRRRPDARHYTHLQEMWGTVVVIDLVEGTRPWPSDEELAATIHEAVDLMHWVDAVFSPFRETSLVSALRAGRLAETDLRAADPDHAAMMEVIAACRWGREVTGGRFDPWAVPGGFDPSGYVKGWAAELVADLLVERGLDNVCVNAGGDIVTRGHPVPGQPWRIGIRHPDDPEAIVRVEELEDAAIATSGAYERGDHIVDPRTHRPAHGARSATVVALNAGLAEILSTALIVAGRDGAIWAAGERGCRAYVVDPAPADTAWSTSWVGDRLPKAS from the coding sequence ATGTCCGACGCCGTCCCCACTCCCGCCCCCGGCACCCCAGTCCCCAGCAGCGCCGTCCCCGACAGCGCCGTCCCCGACAGCCCCGGCTCGCAGGCCTCCGCCCGCCCCGAGGTGACCCGCCGCCGCCCAGACGCCCGCCACTACACCCATCTGCAGGAGATGTGGGGCACGGTCGTGGTGATCGACCTGGTCGAGGGCACCCGGCCGTGGCCGTCCGACGAGGAGCTGGCGGCGACGATCCACGAGGCGGTCGACCTGATGCACTGGGTCGACGCCGTGTTCTCCCCCTTCCGTGAGACGTCCCTGGTCAGCGCCCTGCGCGCCGGCCGGCTCGCCGAGACGGACCTGCGGGCCGCCGATCCCGACCACGCCGCGATGATGGAGGTGATCGCCGCCTGCCGCTGGGGCCGCGAGGTCACCGGCGGCCGCTTCGACCCGTGGGCGGTGCCCGGCGGCTTCGACCCGTCCGGCTATGTCAAGGGCTGGGCGGCCGAACTGGTCGCCGATCTGCTCGTCGAGCGCGGCCTCGACAACGTCTGCGTCAACGCCGGCGGCGACATCGTCACCCGCGGCCACCCCGTCCCCGGCCAGCCGTGGCGGATCGGCATCCGCCACCCCGACGACCCGGAGGCGATCGTCCGGGTCGAGGAGCTGGAGGACGCGGCGATCGCCACCTCCGGGGCGTACGAACGCGGCGACCACATCGTCGACCCGCGCACCCACCGCCCGGCCCACGGCGCCCGGTCCGCCACAGTCGTCGCGCTCAACGCCGGCCTGGCCGAGATCCTGTCCACCGCCCTCATCGTCGCCGGCCGCGACGGTGCGATCTGGGCGGCCGGCGAGCGCGGCTGCCGGGCGTACGTGGTGGATCCGGCGCCGGCGGACACCGCCTGGTCGACCTCCTGGGTCGGCGACCGGCTGCCCAAGGCCAGCTGA
- a CDS encoding FMN-binding protein, whose protein sequence is MKPAITTALVLGATVAGVAGVLVLNPARATLTGTGQLPGTGQLPGASPSGGASASTRQSGPLAVPELFRGDDEGEDEAYDHGDRHGDDEHDGRRLGGQTGLGSTGPGSTGSGSTGSGTTGSGTTGSGTTGSGTAGSGSTGSGSGGTATGTGYAGTTYQSPYGPMQVTITVSGTTITGIQWTQLPMSAGHSNRINSYAAPLLVDQAMAAQSATVDGVSGATYTTEGFRTSLASAIQKAGL, encoded by the coding sequence ATGAAGCCTGCGATCACCACCGCCCTCGTCCTCGGGGCCACCGTCGCCGGGGTGGCCGGCGTGCTGGTCCTCAACCCCGCCCGCGCCACCCTGACCGGCACCGGGCAGCTCCCCGGCACCGGCCAGCTCCCCGGCGCCAGTCCGTCCGGCGGCGCGTCGGCGTCCACCCGGCAGTCCGGCCCACTGGCCGTCCCCGAACTGTTCCGGGGCGACGACGAGGGGGAGGACGAGGCGTACGACCACGGCGACCGCCACGGCGACGACGAACACGACGGCCGGCGCCTCGGCGGACAGACCGGCCTCGGGTCGACCGGCCCCGGAAGCACTGGCTCCGGATCGACGGGATCGGGCACGACGGGATCGGGCACGACGGGATCGGGCACGACGGGATCGGGCACGGCCGGGTCCGGGTCCACCGGGTCCGGGTCCGGCGGCACGGCAACGGGCACCGGGTACGCCGGGACGACCTACCAGTCGCCGTACGGCCCGATGCAGGTCACCATCACCGTCTCCGGCACCACCATCACCGGCATCCAGTGGACCCAGCTCCCGATGAGCGCCGGCCACTCGAACCGGATCAACAGCTATGCCGCGCCGCTGCTCGTCGACCAGGCAATGGCCGCGCAGTCCGCCACCGTCGACGGCGTCTCCGGCGCCACCTACACCACCGAGGGCTTCCGTACGTCCCTCGCCTCAGCGATCCAGAAGGCAGGTCTGTGA
- a CDS encoding ferric reductase-like transmembrane domain-containing protein translates to MQQPTYAPGPMTAPTAPHTPTAETARRPRRTPLTVEAAQDNANGRVASWFLAAVGALGGVVLGLTIQAVLPLTGTLSNVLYVVSVLAASIGTYGVLLLLLLISRLPVLERAIGQDHLVSWHKRIAPWAMSLVLVHLVLVVASYGMDARTNWFAELWDLTRTTPWILPALAGTLALLAAGATSWKRVRRTIKHETWWTVHLYTYLGVALAFAHQITAGGPFLSGWSRALWVGLYLVVFGAIVGYRVLLPLVRSLRHGLRVAAVVPEAPGVTSIWVRGRDLPRLGAREGQFFNWRFLHPGLGYEAHPYSISAIRGDMMRLTVKALGDASAAMAGLRVGTRVLVEGPYGAITPGRVAPDPADRTRRTVLVAGGVGVGPVAALADRVAGEAPLDIIYRSQSMDHMAHRDELWRLQARPRVRVHLMPGHRRAYPLSPEHLRATVGRLDDAQVYVCGPAALNRQVVRSARALGARPENIHHEIFDL, encoded by the coding sequence ATGCAGCAGCCCACGTACGCACCGGGCCCGATGACCGCCCCGACCGCCCCGCACACCCCGACCGCCGAGACCGCGCGCCGACCACGGCGTACGCCGCTGACGGTCGAGGCCGCACAGGACAACGCGAACGGCCGGGTGGCGAGCTGGTTCCTCGCCGCGGTCGGTGCGCTCGGCGGCGTGGTGCTGGGCCTGACCATCCAGGCCGTGCTCCCGCTCACCGGGACGCTGTCCAACGTGCTGTACGTCGTCTCCGTGCTGGCCGCCTCGATCGGCACGTACGGCGTCCTCCTGCTGTTGCTGCTGATCTCCCGACTGCCGGTGCTGGAGCGGGCGATCGGTCAGGACCACCTGGTCAGCTGGCACAAGCGGATCGCCCCCTGGGCGATGTCGCTGGTGCTGGTCCACCTCGTGCTGGTGGTGGCCAGCTACGGGATGGACGCGCGGACCAACTGGTTCGCCGAACTGTGGGACCTCACCCGCACCACCCCGTGGATCCTGCCGGCGCTGGCCGGGACGCTGGCGCTCCTCGCCGCCGGGGCCACCTCGTGGAAGCGGGTCCGACGCACGATCAAGCACGAGACGTGGTGGACGGTCCACCTGTACACCTATCTCGGCGTCGCGTTGGCCTTCGCGCACCAGATCACCGCCGGCGGACCGTTCCTCTCCGGTTGGTCGCGGGCCCTGTGGGTCGGCCTCTACCTCGTCGTGTTCGGCGCGATCGTCGGTTACCGGGTGCTGCTGCCGCTGGTCCGCTCGCTGCGCCACGGTCTGCGGGTGGCGGCGGTCGTCCCCGAGGCACCCGGCGTGACCAGCATCTGGGTGCGCGGCCGGGATCTGCCGAGGCTCGGCGCCCGGGAGGGACAGTTCTTCAACTGGCGCTTCCTGCACCCCGGGCTCGGCTACGAGGCGCACCCGTACTCGATCTCGGCGATCCGCGGCGACATGATGCGGCTCACCGTCAAGGCGCTCGGCGACGCGTCGGCAGCGATGGCCGGCCTGCGGGTCGGCACCCGGGTGCTGGTGGAGGGGCCGTACGGGGCGATCACCCCCGGCCGGGTGGCCCCCGATCCGGCGGACCGGACCCGTCGTACGGTGCTCGTCGCCGGCGGCGTCGGGGTCGGCCCGGTGGCCGCCCTGGCCGACCGGGTGGCCGGCGAGGCACCGCTGGACATCATCTACCGGTCCCAGTCGATGGACCACATGGCGCACCGCGACGAGCTGTGGCGTCTGCAGGCCCGGCCGCGGGTCCGGGTGCACCTGATGCCCGGCCACCGACGGGCCTACCCGCTGAGTCCCGAGCACCTGCGGGCCACCGTCGGCCGGCTCGACGACGCCCAGGTCTACGTCTGCGGGCCGGCGGCGCTCAACCGCCAAGTGGTCCGCTCCGCCCGGGCCCTGGGGGCCCGCCCCGAGAACATCCATCACGAGATCTTCGACCTGTGA
- a CDS encoding FadR/GntR family transcriptional regulator produces MSTPEPRIALETSEPAMIRGASFAAQTAQALLTRLTSADFAIGERLPSERTLAQELGVGRSAVREALAALEILGIVEIRPGSGTYLRDTTSELLPRTLQWGILLNADRIDELLSVRRALETHAVRLATDRFSPDHERALRQALEAQEHTLGEEAFVEADLRFHVALADAAENATLMELLGTIRALLRIWMEHHIQDKEQMRTAFLEHRQILDAMAQGDADAAVAQMNQHMDTADARLRAAARS; encoded by the coding sequence ATGTCGACGCCGGAGCCCCGTATCGCCCTGGAGACGAGCGAACCGGCGATGATCCGCGGCGCCTCCTTCGCCGCCCAGACCGCCCAGGCCCTGTTGACCCGGCTGACCTCGGCGGACTTCGCGATCGGCGAGCGGCTGCCCAGCGAGCGGACCCTCGCGCAGGAACTGGGAGTAGGTCGGTCGGCCGTACGGGAGGCCCTGGCCGCGCTGGAGATCCTCGGCATCGTCGAGATCCGGCCAGGCTCCGGCACCTATCTACGGGACACCACCTCCGAACTGCTGCCGCGCACCCTCCAATGGGGGATCCTGCTCAACGCCGACCGGATCGACGAGTTGCTGTCGGTCCGCCGAGCGTTGGAGACCCATGCCGTACGCCTGGCGACGGACCGGTTCAGCCCCGACCACGAGCGGGCGCTGCGGCAAGCCCTTGAAGCCCAGGAACACACTCTCGGCGAGGAGGCGTTCGTCGAGGCGGACCTGCGCTTCCACGTCGCCCTGGCCGACGCCGCCGAGAACGCCACCCTGATGGAACTGCTCGGGACGATCCGGGCGCTGCTGCGGATCTGGATGGAACACCACATCCAGGACAAGGAGCAGATGCGCACGGCCTTCCTCGAGCACCGGCAGATCCTCGACGCGATGGCCCAGGGGGACGCCGACGCCGCAGTGGCCCAGATGAACCAGCACATGGACACCGCCGACGCGCGGCTGCGGGCTGCCGCACGGAGCTGA
- a CDS encoding MFS transporter, whose product MDSAQAAAAAHRSEADVLERSAVRKVSFRLVPFVALMFFINYLDRTAISFAAPNGMRTDLAMTAAQFGFASGVFFIGYIILEIPSNLALHRFGARKWLARIMVSWGVVAVLFTWVQTTGQLYWLRFFLGVMEAGFFPGAILFLSMWVPAKHRPRVLMLFYLAQPLTTAIGAPLAGALIQLHGLWGLEGWRVMYLFVGAPAILVGVLCWFYLKDKPRDAAWLTPAEQDWLTGALASEERAKEETERIGVRQMFASGRVWVLSFVYFGFIYGLYALGFFLPTIVAGFKAQLGEMTPSLQGLITAVPYVIAAVVMYLWSRDVQSRGLRTWHIVVPAVVGGISIPLALFTSHPVLTIAIVSVTASSIFAVLPNFWTLPTKFLTGAAAAGGVALINTIGNLAGFSAGYITGWVHDLTNGYLVPMMVVGGFMILSGILLVLLASRGSVTTTDADAPAGKVLA is encoded by the coding sequence GTGGATTCTGCACAGGCCGCTGCGGCGGCTCATCGGAGCGAAGCCGATGTCCTGGAGCGATCGGCTGTTCGCAAGGTGTCGTTCCGACTCGTGCCCTTCGTGGCACTGATGTTCTTCATCAACTACCTCGACCGGACCGCCATCTCCTTCGCCGCGCCGAACGGGATGCGGACGGATCTGGCGATGACCGCCGCCCAGTTCGGCTTCGCCTCGGGCGTCTTCTTCATCGGCTACATCATCCTGGAGATCCCCTCGAACCTGGCCCTGCACCGGTTCGGAGCACGCAAGTGGTTGGCCAGGATCATGGTCTCCTGGGGCGTCGTCGCGGTGCTCTTCACCTGGGTGCAGACGACGGGCCAGCTCTACTGGCTGCGGTTCTTCCTCGGCGTCATGGAGGCCGGCTTCTTCCCCGGCGCCATCCTGTTCCTGTCCATGTGGGTACCGGCCAAGCATCGTCCCCGGGTGCTGATGCTCTTCTATCTCGCCCAGCCACTGACCACCGCGATCGGTGCGCCGCTGGCCGGTGCCCTGATCCAGCTGCACGGCCTGTGGGGCCTCGAGGGCTGGCGAGTGATGTACCTCTTCGTCGGCGCCCCGGCCATCCTCGTCGGCGTCCTGTGTTGGTTCTACCTCAAGGACAAGCCGCGGGACGCGGCCTGGCTCACCCCCGCCGAGCAAGACTGGCTGACCGGTGCGCTCGCCTCGGAGGAGCGGGCCAAGGAGGAGACCGAGCGGATCGGCGTACGCCAGATGTTCGCCTCCGGTCGGGTGTGGGTGCTCTCCTTCGTCTACTTCGGCTTCATCTACGGCCTCTACGCCCTCGGCTTCTTCCTGCCGACCATCGTGGCCGGATTCAAGGCGCAGCTGGGCGAGATGACCCCGTCGCTGCAGGGCCTGATCACGGCCGTGCCGTACGTCATCGCCGCGGTCGTGATGTACCTGTGGTCGCGCGACGTGCAGTCACGCGGTCTGCGGACCTGGCACATCGTCGTCCCGGCGGTGGTCGGTGGCATCAGCATCCCGCTGGCCCTGTTCACCTCCCACCCGGTGCTGACCATCGCCATCGTCTCCGTCACCGCCTCCTCGATCTTCGCCGTGCTGCCCAACTTCTGGACCCTGCCGACCAAGTTCCTCACCGGTGCCGCCGCAGCCGGCGGCGTGGCGCTGATCAACACGATCGGCAACCTGGCCGGCTTCTCCGCCGGCTACATCACCGGCTGGGTGCACGATCTGACCAACGGTTACCTCGTGCCGATGATGGTCGTCGGCGGCTTCATGATCCTCTCCGGGATCCTGCTGGTCCTGTTGGCCTCGCGCGGCAGTGTCACCACCACCGACGCCGACGCGCCCGCCGGGAAGGTCCTCGCGTGA
- a CDS encoding sugar phosphate isomerase/epimerase family protein, with amino-acid sequence MSLGLGTYALFWEWSDRAPDPIDLPGMLRRTRDLDADVFQICDYPALETYGDARLRDLRATAEDLGVELELGTRGTDPEHLRRYLHRCDLLGARVLRSMVQVGPGTPSLDRVVTTLRDLRGDLDALGVDLALETYEQLPSATLVDIVERAEHPRIGIALDPANCVAALEHPDDVIDRCAPYTLDLHVKDFAFSRQAGWVGFSYAGAPMGEGLLDYAHELDAVRPLERGINQIVEHWLVWQGDPQTTIAEERRWTERTLTYARERIQP; translated from the coding sequence GTGAGCCTCGGACTCGGCACCTACGCCCTCTTCTGGGAGTGGTCGGACCGTGCCCCCGACCCGATCGACCTGCCGGGCATGCTGCGGCGCACCCGCGATCTGGACGCCGACGTCTTCCAGATCTGCGACTATCCGGCGCTCGAGACGTACGGGGACGCGCGGCTGCGCGACCTGCGGGCGACCGCCGAGGATCTGGGGGTCGAGCTGGAGCTCGGGACCCGCGGGACGGACCCGGAGCACCTCCGCCGCTATCTGCACCGGTGCGACCTGCTCGGGGCGCGCGTGCTGCGGTCGATGGTCCAGGTCGGTCCCGGGACGCCGAGCCTCGACCGGGTGGTGACGACGCTGCGGGACCTCCGCGGTGACCTCGACGCCCTGGGGGTGGACCTGGCTCTGGAGACGTACGAACAGCTGCCGTCGGCCACCCTGGTCGACATCGTCGAGCGGGCGGAGCACCCGCGGATCGGCATCGCTCTCGACCCGGCCAACTGTGTCGCCGCGCTCGAGCACCCCGACGACGTGATCGACCGCTGCGCGCCGTACACCCTCGACCTGCACGTCAAGGACTTCGCCTTCAGCCGGCAGGCCGGCTGGGTCGGGTTCAGCTACGCCGGGGCGCCGATGGGGGAGGGACTCCTCGACTACGCCCACGAGCTCGACGCCGTCCGCCCGCTCGAGCGCGGCATCAACCAGATCGTCGAGCACTGGCTCGTCTGGCAGGGCGACCCACAGACCACCATCGCCGAGGAACGGCGATGGACCGAACGAACACTCACCTACGCAAGGGAACGGATCCAACCATGA